TGCATGGTGTAGCCTTCGTAATAGTGAAAGCGGCCTTGCAGCACGGCCACCTTCTTGCCGCCCATGCGGCCCAGCAGCAGGCGCCCGGCGTGGCTTTCCACGGTAGACAGCGGGAAGTGCGGGATGTCGGCGTAGTTGATTTCGTGCTCTACCTCCACTTCGCGGGCCAGCGCACCTAAGCCCGTGCCGAGAATGATGCCGATTTCAGGTTGAAAGGAATTAGAATGGGCCTGGATGTAAGCAGCGGCTTCTTTGAGTTGGTTCAACATGGGATTGTGTTTACAAAAACGCACTAAAACGCCTGTCATCATGAGCACTGCCAAGGGCCTTATCGCTGCCGAACGAAACTCGTTCTTACTTGAGAAGGTCCTTCGCTGCGCTCAGGATGACAGGCGTGTATTTATCAAACTACTGAATATCCAGCGTATACGGCAGGCGGGCCTGCACGCCGCGCATCTGCATCAGCTGCTGGTACTGGGCGTAGGCGGGATAGAGCGGACCGAGCTCCGTTTTCAGGGCTTTGGTTTTGGCTTCGTCGTCGTCGCCCATGCCGAAAGTGGACAGGATGTTTTCAATCTCCGAGCGCTGCCGCGGCAGGCGCTGCACGCGGTAATCGTCGGCCTTGAGGTGGGCGCGGGCGGCGGCAATTTTCAGGGCGGTCTGGTAGTCGCCCAGCACGTCTACGAGGCCGTTGTTCTTCGCTTCTAGGCCGCTCCACACGCGGCCCGAGGCTAGGCGGCGCAGGCGCTCCACGGGCATGTGGCGGCCCTGCGCGGCCTTGCTGGTGAAGTCGGCGTAGATGCGGTTCACTTCTTCCTGCAGCGTGCGCTTTTCAAACTCCGAGAGCGGCCGCGTGATGGTGGGCAGGTCCGAGAACTTGCCCGTGGTCACGCGGTCGACGGTGATGCCGAGCTTGTCGGCCAGCAGCGGCTGAATGTTGGGCAGTACCCCAAACACGCCAATGGAGCCCGTGATGGTGTTCGGGTGGGCCACAATGGTGTCGCAGGCCATGGCAATGTAGTAGCCGCCCGAGGCCGCCACGTCGCTCATGCTGGCAATGATGGGCTTTACCTTTTTGGTGAGCACCACTTCGCGGTAGATGATGTCGGACGCCAGCGACGAGCCACCGGGTGAATTGATGCGCAGCACCACAGCCTTCACCTTGTCGTCGAGGCGGGCCTTGCGGATGGCCTCGGCAAACTTGGTGCTGCCGATGTTGTCGTCGGAGCCTTTGCCGGTCACGATGTCGCCCTCGGCGTAGATGACGGCAATGCGGTTGCCGCTGGTTTTGCCCTCGTTTTCGTCGGCCTTGTCGTTTTTGGTGTATTCGCTCAGGCTCACCAGGTTGGGTTTTTTGTCCTTGGCCAGGTCGAGTTTGCCGCGCATGTAGTCCTGCACCTCATCGAAATAGCCAAGCTTGCTCACCAGCTTCAGGCGCAGGGCATCGGGGGCGTTGTGCACCAGCATCGAGTCGGAGATGACGTTGAGGCGGGCGGAGGCGATGCCGCGGGCCTTAGCCACCTGGCCCACCATGTAGCCGTTGATGGAATTCAAAAAGGAAAGGGTCTGGTAGCGGGCCGAATCGGAGAAGTTTTCGCGGAAAAACGGCTCCACGGCGCTTTTGAACGAGCCCACCCGGAAGATGTAGGGCTGAATGCCGGCCTTGTCGAAGAGGCGCTTGTAGAACATCACCTCCGAGCTCAGGCCGTTGAATTCGAGCGTGCCCTGCGGGTTGAGGTAAATTTCATTGGCCACCGACGACAAGTAGAAACTCTTTTCGGAGGCGATTTCGTGGTAGGCCACCACAAATTTGCCGCTTTTCTTGAAGTCAATCAGCGCGTCGCGCACTTCTTCGAGCGAGGCCATGCCGCCTTGAATGATGCCCAGGTTGAGCAGTATGCCCTTGATGTCGCCGTCGGTTTTGGCGCGCTTGATGGCTTCTTTCAGGTCGACCAGCCCGGTGGCCGAGCCGTTGCCGCCAAAATTGAACCTGCTGTCGCGCCCACGCTCCGAAAGCGGCTCGTTCAGCTTGAGCTCCAGCACCGAGTTGGCGGCTACTTCCTTGCGGTCGCCGGCGCTGGCAGCGGCCCCAATGATGCCCGCCAGCACCAGAAAACCGATAAAACTGAAGGCGGCCAGCCCCACGATGGTGGCCAGCACAAATTTAAAAAACTGACGCATGAAGTGCAGAGGGTAAATTGTTGAAGTAAATGTAGGTCAGTGGGCGCAGAAGCCGCACTGCTGCGCCGCCGAGAAACATAATCGCACCATTTCTGCGGGCATTACAGCCCGTGTGCGGCCTTGCTGTTATCGCACGAAGGCACTGTGCGCTTGGCCCCGCTACCTTTGGGGTTCTTGGCCCCCAACACAATCCAAACCGGGAAAGTGTATGCTCTACCAGAACGTGATGAAATTTTTGCGGAAAAGCGCATGGCTGGCCTGCGTGCTGCTGCCAGCGGCGATGGCGCCCGGCCCCCGAATTAAGCAAGGGTTAGCGGCAGCACGCATGACGCTGGCGGTGCCCGCCGGCTGGGTGGAAGTCCCAGTTATTGCTAATGAGGACATGAGCTATGAATACGCGGTGCGCCACCCCAAGCGCAGGCTGGAAGTGCGCTACGCCCTGCGGCCACTGGCGGGCATGCTGGCCGAATACGCGCGCAGCAAAAAGCAGAAAGACGTTACGATGGTTGACCCCAACGAAATGTATCAAACGCTTTTCCGCACCGTCAAACTCAACATCGGGCCACACGCCCAGCCCGGTCAGAGCATGGACGACATGCTGGCTGCGGAGTTTGCGCAACCTCTCAACGAGTTTCCGGCGGCGGCCATCAAGGAGGAGTTTGGGGCCGACTGGGGAGCCACGGCGATTCTGCAGCCCCGCGCCAGCTTTGGCCAGCGCTACAAGCAGTGCCTTGTGGTGGCCTTGCACAAGCGAAACGCTGCTGATGCCTACTGCTTTTTCATGTTCGACGACCAAGCCGACCTGAAAGACGTGGTTTTTGGCGACCCGGCCAAATCCCCCTTCCACAGCCTGCGGTTTCTGTAGGCGTCGGCTCACGCCTATACCGCCTTCAGTATCCGTACTTCTCGCCCCACCAGCCGCGCAGGCGCTCCTGAATTTTCTGTTCGCTGGCGTTGTGGCCCGGCTCGTAGAAGCGGGTGCCACTGAGGGCGTCGGGCAGGAACTCCTGCTCCTCGAAGTTGCCTTCGCCGTTGTGCGAGTAAGCATACTCCTTGCCGTAACCGAGCTGCTTCATCAGCCGCGTGGGGGCGTTGCGCAGCGGCACCGGCACAGGATACACGCCGTGGGCCTTCACTTCGGCTTGCGCCGCCCGAATGGCCAGATAAGAGGCGTTGCTTTTGGGCGAAGTAGCCAGGTACACCACGGTCTGAGCCAAAATGAGGTCCGACTCGGGCAGGCCGATGACGGTGCAGGCCTGAAAGCAACTCGTGGCCAGCATCAGGGCGTTGGGGTTGGCGTTGCCAATGTCTTCGGACGCCAGAATGACCATGCGCCGCGCAATGAACTTCACGTCCTCACCGCCTTCCAGCATCACGGCCAGGTAGTAGAGGGCGGCATTGGGGTCGGAACCGCGCATGCTTTTGATGAAGGCCGAAATGACGTCGTAGTGCATCTCGCCACCCTTGTCGTAGCGCGCCAGCGGGCGCTGGGCCACCTGCTGCACCACGGCATCGGTCACCTGCACCACGCCCTTTTTGTCGGGCGGCGTGCTCTGCACCACAATTTCGAGCAGGTTGAGCAGCTTGCGGGCATCGCCACCGCTCAGGGCCAGCAGGGCATGGTCTTCCACCAGCTTCACCTTTTTTTGCTGCAGGGCCGCGTCTTCGGTCAGGGCCTTGTTCACCAGGTCGCGCAGGGTTTCCGCGCTCAGCGGCTCCAGCACGTACACCTGGCAGCGCGAGAGCAAGGCCGGAATGACTTCAAACGACGGATTCTCGGTGGTGGCGCCAATGAGCGTGACCGTGCCGTGCTCCACCGCCCCCAGCAAGGCATCCTGCTGGGCTTTGCTGAAGCGGTGAATTTCGTCAATAAACAATACAGTGCCCCGCTGCCGCCGGGCTTTCTCAATGACGTCGCGCACGTCCTTCACGCCCGCATTGATGGCGCTCAAGGCCGAAAAGGGCTGTTTCAACTCGCTGGCCAGCAGGTGGGCCAGAGTGGTTTTGCCCACGCCGGGCGGACCCCACAAAATGAGACTGGGCAGCCGGCCGGCGTTGAGGTAGCGGCGCAGCACGCCGGTTTCGCCCACTAGGTGCTGCTGGCCGGCGTAGTCGGCCAGGCGGCGCGGGCGCTGGCGCTCGGCCAGGGGCGCGTCGGGCCCGGGCGCGGGCGGCGGGGTGAAGGCGGTGGGTTCGTCGTCGGGGAAAAGGGAAGCCATGGCGGGGTTTTGGGCAAAGGTCGGGCAGGGGCAGGTATCAACGGCCAGCCGGGCGGCCGGTTGCCACGCCAGACTCCCTTACGGGCCCAGCGCCAACGGCTGCGCGTACCTTTGACCATGACTTTTTTCCGGCGGCGCTTTGGGGCGGCTTCTCGCATCGACTGGCTGGCGCTGGGGCTGCTGGGGGCACTGGCGGTGCTGTTTGGCTGGCAGGCCGGAACGCCGGTGCTGCACGTGTGGGACGAGGCCCGCCTGGCCGTAAATGCCGCTGAAATGCTGCAAAGCGGCGACTGGCTCGTTACGCGCTACAACGGGCAGCCCGATTTATGGAATACCAAGCCGCCGCTGCTCATCTGGCTGCAAGCCGGCTGCCTGCACGTGCTGGGCTACAACATGTGGGCCCTTCGGCTGCCGTCGGTATTAGCTGCTCTGGGCACGGCCGGGCTGCTGTACCGGTTTGGGTGCCGCACGCTGCGCAGCCGTTTCGTGGGCGCGTTTGCAGCCCTGATTCTGGCCACCAGCCCCGGCTTCAACGGCACCCACGTGTCCCGTTTCGGCGATTATGACGCGCTGCTCACCCTGGCGCTCACGGCAACGGCCTTGCAGTGGTACCGGTATGCCCACCAACGGCAGGCGAAGCAACTGTGGCGGGGCGCCGCGTGGTTTGCGGTGGCCCTGCTCACCAAATCGGCGGCGGCGGTGCTGCTGCTCCCCGCCGTGGGCGCGGGGTGGCTGGCCCTGCCCGGCGGGCGCTGGGCCACCCGGCAATGGCGCACGTACGGGGCCATTATCGGGGCGTTTGGGCCACTGTTGCTGTTCTATTTGCTGCGAGAAGCCGCCGCGCCGGGCTACCTCGCGGCTACCTGGTTCAACGACTGGTACGGGCGCATCAGTCAGCACATTGTCACGGTGCAGTATCCGTGGTGGATATATTTCCAACGGCTGTTTTTCCCGGGCTTGCTCACCTGGAGCTGGCTGCTTCCCGTGGGCGGCTGGCTGGCCAGTTCAAACGCGGCAGCGCTGCCCAGGCGGCACTTTGCCCGGTTTGCCGGCTTGCTTGTGCTCACGTTTCTGGTCATCATTTCAGCGGCACGTACCCGGCTGGGGTGGTACAGCGCCCCGGTCTACCCCCTGGCTGCCCTGCTCTGCGCACTGGGCCTGGAGCATGTGGTGCGGGCCGTCCGGACGCGCTGGCGCTGGTCACGGCCGGTAGTGGTGGGCCTCCTCACAGTGGCCACAGCGATGCCGGCGGGCCTGCTGCTCTACCACGAGCACCGGCGTTGGGAAAGTGAAAAAGCCGACCCCATGCTGCACTTCGGCTACCAGCTGCCGCCGCTGCTCACCCTGCAGCCGCGGCCCCGCGCCGTCACCATCGTGCAGGCCGAGCGCTACCAGGCGGTGCTGCTTTTCTACGTGGCCGCGCTGCGCCAAGCGGGCATCGCGCCGGCCGTGGTGGCGCCGGGCCGCCTGCCGCAGTTGCGCCCGGGGCAGCGGGTGTTGGTTTGCTCCGATTCGGCCCGAAGCCATGTGCTGCGCCAGTACCGGGCGCAGCCCGAACCTGCCATGGCCGGGGGCACGCTTCTGCAAATTCTGGGCAGCCGGGAATAAAACGCGCCGGCCCGGTAAGGCATTCGGCCGCCGCGGCCCGACCTTTGTGGCCCGCGCCACGGCGCGCTTTGCTCCTTTCCTATGCGCAACCAGTTCCGCGTGCACGCGGCCCTTCTCGTCGTCACCATCATCTACGCGGCCAATTATAGCTTGTCGAAGGATGTGATGCCGCACTACCTCCACCCGTTCGGCATTGTCACGCTGCGCATTGTGGGGGCCATTCTTTTCTTCGCCATCATCAAATTTTTTGTAGCCCGCGAGGATAAAATCATTGGCCGGGCCGACAACCTCCGCTCCATTGCCTGCGGCGTGCTGGGCATCGGCCTCAACCAGCTCCTGTTCTTCTCAGGCCTGAACCTGACGGCCCCCATCAGTGCCTCGCTCCTGCAAACGGTGGCCCCCATTGTGGTGGTCATCGCCTCGGCTGTGCTGCTGAGCGAGCGCATCACGCTGCCCCGGGCGCTGGGCATCGGGGTGGGTGCCGTGGGCGCGGCTACCCTCATTCTGGGCCGCAATGCGCAAACGGCCGCGGTGTACCCGCAGGGCACGCTGGGCAATATTTTCATACTGCTCAATGCCACGGTGTTTGGCATTTACCTGGTCATCGTTACGCCGCTCATGCGCAAGTACCACCCGTTCACAGTGCTGGGGCGGGTGTTTCTGGTGGGTGGCTTCATTGCCATTCCGTTTGGTTGGCGCGAGGCCCTGGAGGCCGATTACGCCAGCTTTCCGCCCTACATCTGGGCCGAAGTCGGGTTCATGATTTTCTTCCTCACCATCCTCTCCTACCTGCTCAACAACTGGGCCCTGAAATACGCCTCTCCCGCCCTGCTGGGCGTGTACATCTACCTGCAGCCGGTGCTGGCCGTGCTCATTGCCGTGAGCCTGGGCAAAGACCACCTCACCTGGGGCAAGGCCGGGCAGGCGGCGCTCATTTTCCTGGGCGTGTGGCTGGTGAGCCAAAAGCCCAAAGCGGCCCGGGCGCCGGCCGTGGCCGCAGAAGCAGCGCCAAACTAAAAAAGGCCTGGGCATGGCGTGCGCGGTTCATGGGGCACTCATCGGAGGTTTCGGAGGTTCGTATAGTAGTCTGGTGCGGGCACTTGCCCGTTCCGGCCTCCTTCACACCCTGTTCCTTGTCCTATGAAACATTCGCCGCTGGCTCAGGCCGGCATTCCCATTGCCCCCTCCCTCGAACCCACCCTGGCCGACGACGGCGTGCGGCCCCGCCTGGCGCCCGACAAGCAGCGCCTGGTGCGCATTTCGGCGCTGGCGGTGCTGGTGGCCGTCACCATCAGCCTGGTGGCCCGCCTGCTGGTATATCTGATTAACCTGGTCACAAACCTGGTTTTTCACGGCGAGTTTGCGCTCGAATACCACTCCCCGGCCGACAACCACTTGGGCCTGTGGGTCATCATCATGCCGGTTTTGGGCGGGCTCGTGGTGAGCTTCATGGCCCTGTATGGCTCCAAGGCCATTCGCGGCCACGGCATTCCGGAGGCCATGGAGCAGATTCTGACCAACCAAAGCCGCATCAAGCCGTCCATTATGTACCTCAAGCCGCTTTCGGCGGCCATTTCCATTGGCACGGGCGGGCCGTTTGGCGCCGAGGGGCCCATTATCGCCACGGGCGGCGCGCTGGGTTCCACCCTGGGCCAGCTCATCAACATCACGCATCACGAGCGCAAGGTGCTGCTGGCGGCGGGCGCCACGGCGGGCATGTCGGCCATTTTCGGCACGCCCATCGCGGCGGTTTTCCTGGCCATCGAGCTGCTGCTGTTTGAGTTTTCGCCCCGCTCGCTGCTGCCGGTGGCGCTGGCCTGCATCACGGGCGCGGCGGGGCACCACCTGTTGTTTGAGCAGGGCGCCACGTTTCCCATGCCGGCGCTGCTGGCGCCCAGCAACGGCGCACTGGCCACCTACAGCGCCATTGGCCTGCTGGTGGGGCTGGCGTCGGTGGGCGTCACGAAGCTGGTGTATTTCATCGAAGACAGCTTTGAGGAGTTGCCTTTCCACTGGGGCTGGTGGCCGGCGCTGGGCGGCCTGGCCGTGGGCGTCATCGGCTACTTCGCGCCGCGCACGCTGGGCGTGGGCTACGAAAACATCACCACCGTGCTGTCGGGCACGGCGCCCCTGAGCCTGCTGCTCACGCTGTGTTTCCTGAAATTTGCCTCGTGGGCCATTTCGTTGGGCAGCGGCACGTCGGGCGGCACGCTGGCGCCGCTGCTCACCATCGGCGGGGCCACGGGCGCACTGCTGGGCGTGGCCATCAAGCACTTCTTTCCGGCTTCGGATATCGTTATTCCGCTGGCGGCGCTGGTGGGCATGGCGGCCATGTTTGCCGGGGCTTCGCGGGCGCTGCTTACCTCCATCGTGTTTGCGGTGGAAGCCACGGGCCAGGCGCAGGCGCTGCTGCCGCTGCTGGGGGCCTGCACCGGGGCCTACTTGGTGTCTTTCCTGCTGATGGGCAACACCATCATGACTGAAAAAATAGCCCGGCGCGGCGTAAAAACGCCCGTCGACTACGAGCCCGACCTGCTCGACAAGGTGAACGTGGGCCGCGTGCTGCGAAACGGCATGGTGGCCATCAGCACCGACAACAGCATCCGGGAAGTACGCGAGTGGGTGGAGCGCGACACCGACCGCACCGGCCCTCATTTGGTGGTCGTGAACCCCGATGGCGCCTTTGCCGGCATCGTGAGCACCGTGGCCCTGGCCGGCTGGCACGCCGACGAGGCCGCCCCCATCAGCACCTTGCTGCAGCCCCGCACCGTGGCCGTGCAGGCCACCGACACCCTGCGCACCGCCGTGGAGCGCATGGCCCGCGAAAACGTGGACGTGCTGCCCGTGCTCGGCAGCGAAGCTCAGGTGAGCGGCATCATCTCCTACCGCGACATCCTGATGGCCTACAA
This DNA window, taken from Hymenobacter sp. 5317J-9, encodes the following:
- the sppA gene encoding signal peptide peptidase SppA — encoded protein: MRQFFKFVLATIVGLAAFSFIGFLVLAGIIGAAASAGDRKEVAANSVLELKLNEPLSERGRDSRFNFGGNGSATGLVDLKEAIKRAKTDGDIKGILLNLGIIQGGMASLEEVRDALIDFKKSGKFVVAYHEIASEKSFYLSSVANEIYLNPQGTLEFNGLSSEVMFYKRLFDKAGIQPYIFRVGSFKSAVEPFFRENFSDSARYQTLSFLNSINGYMVGQVAKARGIASARLNVISDSMLVHNAPDALRLKLVSKLGYFDEVQDYMRGKLDLAKDKKPNLVSLSEYTKNDKADENEGKTSGNRIAVIYAEGDIVTGKGSDDNIGSTKFAEAIRKARLDDKVKAVVLRINSPGGSSLASDIIYREVVLTKKVKPIIASMSDVAASGGYYIAMACDTIVAHPNTITGSIGVFGVLPNIQPLLADKLGITVDRVTTGKFSDLPTITRPLSEFEKRTLQEEVNRIYADFTSKAAQGRHMPVERLRRLASGRVWSGLEAKNNGLVDVLGDYQTALKIAAARAHLKADDYRVQRLPRQRSEIENILSTFGMGDDDEAKTKALKTELGPLYPAYAQYQQLMQMRGVQARLPYTLDIQ
- a CDS encoding replication-associated recombination protein A: MASLFPDDEPTAFTPPPAPGPDAPLAERQRPRRLADYAGQQHLVGETGVLRRYLNAGRLPSLILWGPPGVGKTTLAHLLASELKQPFSALSAINAGVKDVRDVIEKARRQRGTVLFIDEIHRFSKAQQDALLGAVEHGTVTLIGATTENPSFEVIPALLSRCQVYVLEPLSAETLRDLVNKALTEDAALQQKKVKLVEDHALLALSGGDARKLLNLLEIVVQSTPPDKKGVVQVTDAVVQQVAQRPLARYDKGGEMHYDVISAFIKSMRGSDPNAALYYLAVMLEGGEDVKFIARRMVILASEDIGNANPNALMLATSCFQACTVIGLPESDLILAQTVVYLATSPKSNASYLAIRAAQAEVKAHGVYPVPVPLRNAPTRLMKQLGYGKEYAYSHNGEGNFEEQEFLPDALSGTRFYEPGHNASEQKIQERLRGWWGEKYGY
- a CDS encoding glycosyltransferase family 39 protein; amino-acid sequence: MTFFRRRFGAASRIDWLALGLLGALAVLFGWQAGTPVLHVWDEARLAVNAAEMLQSGDWLVTRYNGQPDLWNTKPPLLIWLQAGCLHVLGYNMWALRLPSVLAALGTAGLLYRFGCRTLRSRFVGAFAALILATSPGFNGTHVSRFGDYDALLTLALTATALQWYRYAHQRQAKQLWRGAAWFAVALLTKSAAAVLLLPAVGAGWLALPGGRWATRQWRTYGAIIGAFGPLLLFYLLREAAAPGYLAATWFNDWYGRISQHIVTVQYPWWIYFQRLFFPGLLTWSWLLPVGGWLASSNAAALPRRHFARFAGLLVLTFLVIISAARTRLGWYSAPVYPLAALLCALGLEHVVRAVRTRWRWSRPVVVGLLTVATAMPAGLLLYHEHRRWESEKADPMLHFGYQLPPLLTLQPRPRAVTIVQAERYQAVLLFYVAALRQAGIAPAVVAPGRLPQLRPGQRVLVCSDSARSHVLRQYRAQPEPAMAGGTLLQILGSRE
- a CDS encoding DMT family transporter produces the protein MRNQFRVHAALLVVTIIYAANYSLSKDVMPHYLHPFGIVTLRIVGAILFFAIIKFFVAREDKIIGRADNLRSIACGVLGIGLNQLLFFSGLNLTAPISASLLQTVAPIVVVIASAVLLSERITLPRALGIGVGAVGAATLILGRNAQTAAVYPQGTLGNIFILLNATVFGIYLVIVTPLMRKYHPFTVLGRVFLVGGFIAIPFGWREALEADYASFPPYIWAEVGFMIFFLTILSYLLNNWALKYASPALLGVYIYLQPVLAVLIAVSLGKDHLTWGKAGQAALIFLGVWLVSQKPKAARAPAVAAEAAPN
- a CDS encoding chloride channel protein, whose amino-acid sequence is MKHSPLAQAGIPIAPSLEPTLADDGVRPRLAPDKQRLVRISALAVLVAVTISLVARLLVYLINLVTNLVFHGEFALEYHSPADNHLGLWVIIMPVLGGLVVSFMALYGSKAIRGHGIPEAMEQILTNQSRIKPSIMYLKPLSAAISIGTGGPFGAEGPIIATGGALGSTLGQLINITHHERKVLLAAGATAGMSAIFGTPIAAVFLAIELLLFEFSPRSLLPVALACITGAAGHHLLFEQGATFPMPALLAPSNGALATYSAIGLLVGLASVGVTKLVYFIEDSFEELPFHWGWWPALGGLAVGVIGYFAPRTLGVGYENITTVLSGTAPLSLLLTLCFLKFASWAISLGSGTSGGTLAPLLTIGGATGALLGVAIKHFFPASDIVIPLAALVGMAAMFAGASRALLTSIVFAVEATGQAQALLPLLGACTGAYLVSFLLMGNTIMTEKIARRGVKTPVDYEPDLLDKVNVGRVLRNGMVAISTDNSIREVREWVERDTDRTGPHLVVVNPDGAFAGIVSTVALAGWHADEAAPISTLLQPRTVAVQATDTLRTAVERMARENVDVLPVLGSEAQVSGIISYRDILMAYKNRLEDDTKAAPHILLKRKSLRVLLRGQALFQKQKTELE